The following coding sequences lie in one Methanothermobacter sp. MT-2 genomic window:
- a CDS encoding 50S ribosomal protein L37Ae: protein MARTKKVGITGRYGPRYGRKAKRVVKRIEEQMKKKHTCPYCDRPGVKRISRGIWKCRKCGATFTGGAYLPSTPMGKTATRHIKRITGGQ from the coding sequence ATGGCAAGAACCAAAAAAGTAGGCATCACAGGAAGATACGGGCCACGCTACGGCAGAAAAGCCAAAAGGGTTGTGAAAAGAATAGAAGAACAGATGAAAAAGAAACACACCTGCCCCTACTGCGACAGGCCCGGAGTCAAAAGAATAAGCAGAGGCATATGGAAATGCAGAAAATGCGGGGCAACATTCACTGGCGGAGCATACCTACCATCCACACCAATGGGCAAAACCGCAACCCGACACATAAAAAGGATAACCGGAGGCCAATAA
- a CDS encoding DNA-directed RNA polymerase II subunit RPC10, translating into MYICAQCGAQIDLKKYMENKCPRCRYRILFKEVPTVKRTIKAR; encoded by the coding sequence ATGTACATATGCGCACAATGCGGAGCCCAAATTGACCTGAAAAAATACATGGAAAACAAATGCCCCAGATGCCGCTACAGGATACTATTCAAAGAAGTGCCAACAGTCAAAAGAACAATAAAAGCAAGATAA
- a CDS encoding exosome RNA binding protein: protein MDIIPEIVRENITNLINKKERTDGRALDEFREIFIETGVITKAEGSARVKLGNTQLIVGIKPQIGEPFPDTPDMGIIITNSELLPMASPTFEPGPPDERSIELSRVVDRCIRESKMLNLEKLCIIEGSSVWLLFIDLHIIDYDGNLFDAAVLATVAALRDTKLPTTKIEEDEIILDYDNLQPLPLEDTALMCTFAKIGDQIVLDPNLDEEEILTARLSIGMRSDGIICAMQKGGEGPLTIEDIEKAIKITKEKIPQLIEQLDKTIGDL from the coding sequence ATGGATATAATACCCGAAATCGTCCGTGAAAATATAACCAACCTCATAAACAAAAAAGAAAGAACCGACGGAAGAGCACTAGACGAATTCAGAGAAATCTTCATAGAAACAGGAGTAATAACAAAGGCAGAAGGGTCAGCAAGAGTAAAACTCGGCAACACCCAACTAATCGTGGGCATCAAACCACAAATCGGAGAACCATTCCCAGACACGCCAGACATGGGCATAATCATCACAAACTCAGAACTATTACCAATGGCATCACCAACATTCGAACCAGGACCACCAGACGAGAGATCAATAGAACTATCCAGGGTAGTAGACCGCTGCATAAGAGAAAGCAAAATGCTCAACCTAGAAAAACTATGTATAATAGAAGGTAGCAGCGTATGGCTACTATTCATAGACCTACACATCATAGACTACGACGGAAACCTATTCGACGCAGCAGTACTCGCAACAGTAGCAGCCCTAAGAGACACAAAACTACCCACAACAAAAATAGAAGAAGACGAAATAATACTAGACTACGACAACCTACAACCCCTTCCCCTAGAGGACACAGCACTAATGTGCACATTCGCAAAAATAGGAGACCAGATAGTCCTAGACCCCAACCTAGACGAGGAAGAGATCCTCACAGCAAGACTATCAATAGGAATGCGATCAGACGGCATAATCTGCGCCATGCAAAAAGGGGGAGAAGGACCCTTAACCATAGAGGACATAGAAAAAGCCATAAAAATAACAAAAGAGAAAATACCCCAACTCATAGAACAACTCGACAAAACAATAGGTGATCTATAA
- a CDS encoding probable Brix domain-containing ribosomal biogenesis protein codes for MLLTTSRKPSQRTRSFCQKLKRALGCPYINRGKMNIQEILQKTIEHKESTIAIISEKHGNPSKITFYNIKGEQVGYITINVAIPKKLETEPTMNMKGAIENIKPLKKLIPFKENGGEHSWIVKPAKGKYTAILELYHEKKPSGLKIFIKKIHLEDEN; via the coding sequence ATGTTACTTACAACCTCAAGGAAACCCTCCCAGCGGACAAGATCATTCTGCCAAAAACTTAAAAGAGCACTTGGATGCCCCTACATAAACCGGGGAAAAATGAACATCCAGGAAATCCTCCAAAAGACAATAGAACACAAAGAATCCACAATAGCCATAATATCTGAAAAACATGGAAACCCAAGCAAAATAACATTCTATAACATAAAAGGGGAACAAGTAGGATACATAACAATAAATGTCGCAATTCCCAAAAAACTTGAAACAGAACCCACAATGAACATGAAAGGCGCGATAGAAAATATAAAACCACTAAAAAAGTTAATACCATTCAAAGAAAATGGCGGGGAACACTCTTGGATCGTTAAACCAGCCAAAGGCAAATACACTGCCATACTAGAATTATATCATGAAAAGAAACCAAGCGGATTAAAAATTTTCATAAAAAAGATCCATCTAGAGGATGAAAATTGA